One genomic segment of Cellulophaga sp. HaHaR_3_176 includes these proteins:
- a CDS encoding gliding motility-associated C-terminal domain-containing protein — MKKPTTLSNKTILFFALLLSFGGLLAQTLNKPTPIKNQNFSGPGSAWTSACPSASFNEYFVNFTWSATPGVDSDNQFILELSDNNGGFTSPVTLATITDKNNTTDFNIEFVLPTDTRGTNYKLRVRSTSPALVSPETIGYNMFYIEYKNSVRITENGSGTIGDGTVSICDGNTAVLAVDNVPDKDTYQYIWRKSSTVLSETSSSLTVSEAGMYTVEIDYGPVCSGSAGTLSNMITVQTGAALGVTINTPSKTSYCIGETAAALEATINDADLEYTWFKDGTIVQAKTAGAFNYTIDTNDINFNGNYTVKIEGDDICNETSPALTISKTGEFSITETNDLDLVLLPSETKTIGITTTAVTPTYQWFRNDTLIAGENSVNLTVSEDGEYYVQVTQGGACSSIENSEKTKIVSPASIEIVATYSSAYAECDNSTIILDVTEINAVATDGTKTDVTADLKSNLNYQWKKDGTNISGATSSSISLTDPTENGNYSLEAMLDSFSATSSTIPVTLKSSETVSISSTNLVACNSTDLITISTNYNLIGETFEWIKDGVTINTTDVAIETNEVGVYQLVISKIGCPITSNEITLTPLDDSLITLDTSEDLVFPEGVSRTVTASGGTAYEWVDANNIILSTTSSISLTEEGTYTLKAYIDTCLIIKQVTVTYKDTFKIPNVITVNGDGINDLWLIPNTYSNKPEINVTIYNEQGIEVLNVNDYQNNWPESTTAFPSQNMIFYYKIKNGGDILKQGTITVIK, encoded by the coding sequence ATGAAAAAACCTACTACACTCTCGAACAAAACAATTTTATTTTTTGCCCTGTTATTAAGCTTTGGCGGACTATTGGCGCAAACTTTAAACAAACCTACTCCAATTAAAAATCAAAACTTTTCAGGGCCTGGTAGCGCTTGGACATCCGCTTGTCCTTCTGCTAGTTTCAATGAATATTTTGTGAACTTTACATGGTCTGCAACACCAGGTGTAGATAGTGATAATCAATTTATATTAGAATTATCTGATAATAACGGTGGTTTTACATCACCAGTTACACTTGCTACTATAACAGATAAAAATAATACTACAGATTTTAATATAGAATTTGTTTTACCTACAGATACTAGAGGTACTAATTATAAATTAAGAGTTCGTAGTACAAGCCCTGCATTAGTAAGTCCTGAAACAATTGGTTACAATATGTTTTATATTGAATATAAGAACTCAGTAAGGATTACAGAAAACGGAAGCGGTACTATTGGTGACGGAACTGTATCTATATGCGATGGCAATACTGCTGTATTAGCTGTTGATAATGTACCTGATAAAGATACTTATCAGTATATATGGAGAAAGAGTTCTACTGTTTTATCAGAAACTAGTTCTAGTTTAACAGTTTCTGAAGCTGGTATGTATACCGTTGAAATAGATTATGGACCAGTATGTTCAGGATCTGCAGGTACACTATCTAATATGATTACTGTACAAACAGGAGCTGCTTTAGGAGTAACAATTAATACGCCATCAAAAACATCATATTGTATAGGTGAAACTGCTGCTGCTTTAGAAGCTACTATTAACGATGCTGATTTAGAATATACATGGTTTAAAGATGGTACTATTGTACAGGCTAAAACAGCAGGTGCATTTAACTATACTATAGATACAAATGACATTAACTTTAATGGTAATTATACAGTAAAAATTGAAGGTGATGATATTTGTAACGAAACTTCACCTGCATTAACAATATCAAAAACAGGAGAATTCAGCATTACAGAAACAAATGATTTAGATTTAGTTTTATTACCTAGTGAAACTAAAACGATAGGTATTACAACAACTGCTGTTACACCAACATACCAATGGTTTAGAAATGATACTTTAATTGCAGGAGAAAATTCAGTAAACCTAACGGTATCTGAAGATGGTGAATATTATGTACAAGTTACCCAAGGTGGAGCATGTTCTAGTATTGAAAATTCAGAAAAAACAAAAATTGTATCACCAGCATCTATAGAAATAGTTGCTACCTACTCATCTGCTTATGCGGAGTGTGATAATTCTACTATAATACTTGATGTAACTGAAATTAATGCTGTAGCAACGGACGGGACAAAAACGGATGTTACTGCAGATTTAAAAAGTAATCTTAATTACCAGTGGAAAAAAGATGGAACAAATATAAGCGGTGCTACATCATCAAGCATAAGTTTAACTGATCCAACAGAAAATGGAAATTATTCATTAGAAGCTATGCTTGACAGTTTTAGCGCTACTTCAAGTACAATACCTGTTACATTAAAAAGTAGTGAAACTGTTTCTATATCTTCAACAAACCTAGTCGCATGTAACTCAACTGATTTGATTACAATTAGTACTAATTATAATTTAATTGGTGAAACTTTTGAATGGATAAAAGATGGCGTTACAATAAACACTACAGATGTAGCTATAGAAACTAATGAAGTTGGTGTATACCAATTGGTTATTTCTAAAATAGGATGCCCAATAACATCAAACGAAATTACTTTAACTCCATTAGATGATTCTTTAATTACATTAGACACATCAGAAGATTTAGTTTTCCCTGAAGGAGTATCAAGAACGGTAACTGCAAGTGGAGGTACTGCTTACGAATGGGTTGATGCTAATAATATTATACTAAGTACAACATCATCAATTAGTTTAACAGAAGAAGGTACGTATACTTTAAAAGCGTATATAGATACTTGTTTAATTATTAAGCAAGTTACTGTAACTTATAAAGATACTTTTAAAATACCGAACGTTATAACTGTTAATGGTGATGGTATAAATGATCTTTGGTTAATTCCAAATACATACTCTAACAAGCCTGAAATAAACGTTACTATTTATAACGAACAAGGTATTGAGGTATTAAACGTAAATGACTACCAAAACAACTGGCCGGAATCAACAACAGCATTTCCATCACAGAACATGATTTTCTATTATAAAATCAAAAATGGGGGTGATATATTAAAACAAGGTACAATAACCGTTATTAAATAA
- a CDS encoding glutamine--tRNA ligase/YqeY domain fusion protein — protein sequence MSDVSKSLNFIEHIIEDDLAAGLSKDKLRFRFPPEPNGYLHIGHASSICLNFGLGLSYDAPVNLRFDDTNPAKEEQEYVDAIKKDVAWLGFKWDQEVYASDYFQQLYDWAVQLIKEGKAYVDSQSADLIAEQKGTPTEVGSNSPFRDRSVDENLALFSDMKAGKFTEGEHVLRAKIDMTSSNMLMRDPIIYRILHKAHHRTNTDWCIYPMYDWTHGESDYLEQVSHSFCTLEFAMHRELYDWFLDQVVDENKVRPKQREFARRNFSHTVVSKRKLLKLVEEGIVTGWDDPRMPTISGLRRKGYTPASLRNFANTIGIAKRENVVDVSLLEFSIREDLNKIAPRVMAVLNPVKLVITNYEEGKEEWLEAENNPGDEAAGNRLVPFSRELYIEQEDFKEEANKKFFRLKLGGEVRLKNGYIIKAESCTKDTDGNITEIQCTYDPKSKSGSGTEESLRKVKGTLHWVSIQHAVASEVRLYDRLFTDETPDQHKDKDFMEFVNPDSLTIITGYVEPSLKSAKSEDIFQFQRLGYFNIDKDSTEEKLIFNKTVGLRDTWAKIQEK from the coding sequence ATGAGTGATGTTTCAAAGTCTCTAAATTTTATAGAGCATATTATCGAAGATGATTTAGCAGCTGGTTTATCAAAAGATAAATTAAGATTTCGTTTTCCTCCAGAACCCAATGGGTATTTACATATTGGTCATGCAAGCTCTATCTGCCTTAACTTTGGTTTAGGTTTGAGTTATGATGCGCCTGTAAACCTTAGGTTTGATGACACGAACCCTGCTAAAGAAGAGCAAGAGTATGTTGATGCTATTAAAAAAGATGTTGCTTGGTTAGGCTTCAAGTGGGATCAAGAAGTATATGCATCTGATTATTTTCAACAATTATACGATTGGGCAGTCCAATTGATAAAAGAGGGTAAAGCTTATGTCGATAGCCAATCAGCAGATCTTATTGCTGAGCAAAAGGGAACACCTACTGAAGTTGGTTCTAACAGCCCGTTTAGAGATAGGAGTGTAGATGAAAATTTAGCGCTTTTTTCGGACATGAAAGCTGGTAAATTTACTGAAGGTGAGCATGTTTTAAGAGCAAAAATTGACATGACTTCTAGTAATATGTTAATGCGTGACCCTATTATTTATCGCATATTGCATAAAGCACATCACAGAACAAATACCGATTGGTGTATTTACCCAATGTACGATTGGACACATGGAGAAAGTGATTATTTAGAACAAGTATCTCACTCTTTTTGTACACTTGAATTTGCAATGCATAGAGAGCTTTATGACTGGTTTTTAGACCAAGTTGTTGATGAAAATAAGGTTAGACCAAAACAGCGCGAATTTGCTCGTAGAAATTTTAGCCACACAGTAGTTAGTAAAAGAAAATTATTAAAACTAGTTGAAGAAGGTATTGTTACAGGTTGGGATGACCCTAGAATGCCTACAATTTCAGGTTTAAGAAGAAAAGGATACACGCCAGCATCACTTAGGAATTTTGCTAATACTATTGGTATAGCAAAACGTGAAAATGTAGTAGATGTATCTTTATTAGAATTTTCAATTAGAGAAGATTTAAATAAAATTGCACCTCGTGTAATGGCCGTTTTGAACCCTGTTAAATTAGTAATTACGAACTACGAAGAAGGAAAAGAAGAGTGGTTAGAGGCTGAGAATAACCCAGGTGATGAAGCTGCAGGAAACCGATTGGTTCCTTTTTCAAGAGAGTTATACATAGAGCAAGAAGATTTTAAAGAAGAAGCTAATAAAAAATTCTTTAGATTAAAATTAGGCGGAGAGGTTCGACTTAAAAACGGTTATATTATTAAGGCTGAGAGCTGTACAAAAGATACCGATGGGAATATTACAGAAATTCAATGTACTTATGATCCAAAAAGCAAGAGTGGAAGTGGTACTGAGGAAAGTTTACGTAAAGTAAAAGGTACTTTGCATTGGGTTTCAATACAACACGCAGTAGCTTCTGAAGTTCGCTTATACGATCGTTTGTTTACAGATGAAACTCCAGATCAACATAAGGATAAAGATTTTATGGAATTTGTAAATCCAGATTCTTTAACTATAATTACTGGTTATGTTGAGCCAAGTTTAAAATCAGCTAAATCTGAAGACATTTTTCAGTTCCAGAGGTTAGGCTATTTTAATATTGATAAAGACTCGACAGAAGAAAAACTGATTTTTAATAAAACTGTTGGATTGAGAGATACTTGGGCAAAAATTCAAGAAAAATAA
- the gltX gene encoding glutamate--tRNA ligase, with product MSKKVRVRFAPSPTGPLHIGGVRTALFNYLFAKKHGGDFILRIEDTDQNRYVEGAEQYIIDALNWCNIPFDEGPGKEGKFGPYRQSERKNLYKEYADLLLEKGKAYYAFDTSEKLDTHRKEHEEQGKTFIYNWHNRLKLDNSLSMMPEDVKKRLDNGDDYVIRFLTAPDEKIELNDIIRGTMTIDSNVLDDKVLYKSDGMPTYHLANIVDDHLMEITHVIRGEEWLPSLALHHLLYQAFEWESPEFAHLPLIMKPVGKGKLSKRDGEKLGFPVFPLTWNESIGYKETGYFSEAVVNFLALLGWNPGTEQEIFSLEDLKQTFSLERVNKSGARFDPDKTKWYNQHYLQETANSDLVNPFKNVLEQNGVTNENDEHLEKIIGLIKERAVFVTDFWDLSDYFFKTPETYNEKASKKQWKDDTAGIMNQLVSVLETITDFSSEATESIVKEWIGAQELSFGKVMPPLRLVVVGDMKGPHIFDILEAIGKEESIKRITKAISVLK from the coding sequence ATGAGCAAAAAAGTACGTGTTAGGTTCGCACCAAGTCCTACAGGGCCATTACATATTGGTGGTGTTAGAACCGCATTATTCAATTATCTATTTGCTAAAAAACATGGCGGTGACTTTATACTTCGTATAGAAGATACTGATCAGAATAGATATGTTGAAGGTGCTGAGCAATATATTATAGATGCTTTAAACTGGTGTAATATTCCGTTTGATGAAGGCCCAGGTAAAGAAGGAAAATTTGGACCTTATAGACAAAGTGAAAGAAAAAATTTATATAAAGAATATGCTGATCTTTTATTAGAAAAAGGAAAAGCATATTATGCATTTGATACCTCTGAAAAATTAGATACGCATAGAAAAGAACATGAAGAACAAGGTAAAACCTTCATTTATAACTGGCACAATAGGTTAAAACTAGACAACTCTTTGTCTATGATGCCTGAAGATGTTAAAAAAAGATTAGATAATGGAGATGACTATGTAATTCGTTTTTTAACTGCACCAGATGAAAAAATAGAATTGAATGATATTATTAGAGGAACAATGACAATTGACTCTAACGTATTAGATGATAAGGTTTTATATAAGAGCGATGGTATGCCAACGTATCACTTAGCAAATATTGTTGATGATCATTTAATGGAGATTACACACGTAATTCGTGGTGAAGAATGGTTACCATCATTAGCATTACACCATTTATTATACCAAGCGTTTGAATGGGAATCTCCTGAGTTTGCCCATTTACCATTAATTATGAAACCTGTTGGTAAAGGTAAATTAAGTAAACGTGATGGTGAAAAACTTGGTTTCCCTGTATTCCCATTAACTTGGAACGAATCTATCGGGTATAAAGAAACTGGGTATTTCAGTGAAGCTGTTGTTAATTTCTTAGCCTTGTTAGGTTGGAACCCTGGTACAGAACAAGAAATATTTAGCTTAGAAGATTTAAAGCAAACTTTTAGTTTAGAGCGTGTTAACAAATCTGGAGCTCGTTTTGATCCTGATAAAACCAAATGGTACAATCAACATTACTTACAAGAAACCGCTAATTCAGATTTAGTAAACCCATTTAAAAATGTTTTAGAGCAAAATGGTGTTACAAATGAAAATGATGAGCATCTTGAAAAGATTATAGGTTTGATTAAAGAAAGAGCCGTGTTTGTAACTGATTTTTGGGATTTAAGTGATTATTTCTTCAAGACACCAGAAACGTACAATGAAAAAGCCTCTAAAAAGCAATGGAAAGATGATACAGCTGGTATAATGAACCAATTGGTATCAGTACTTGAAACAATAACTGATTTTTCTTCTGAAGCAACTGAAAGCATTGTGAAAGAATGGATTGGGGCTCAAGAATTATCTTTCGGTAAAGTTATGCCCCCCTTACGTTTAGTTGTTGTTGGTGATATGAAAGGGCCACATATTTTTGATATTTTAGAAGCAATAGGAAAAGAGGAATCTATTAAAAGAATTACAAAAGCAATTTCTGTTTTAAAATAA
- a CDS encoding type IX secretion system membrane protein PorP/SprF, translating into MLKRNLIYIFICLLALTRLSAQEEDPYLTYDVPSQNLLKFNRFLINPTFSTVREDKSYFNLLHRNQSSTFQDNNQTYFLSYSGRMNDRTGLGLSLYSQQSGVLTNYGVLANYAYGVKLSDKSNFTFGANVSYYRTGLDRTRTSTVEGEDPFLNGLQDSNLLSFQPGFNLSYGKFDFGVFAENLFDYNLRTNESITEFGDKTFSTHLQYTHQFENGIGVMEGARLMPLLRVKKAGQKYRVADKDLILGGSLVLDLPKLGWVQGGYDTYYGAAAGVGFNLSKRLSLGYTMEKGLSNNFDNFGVTHEISFAYSITPNLTEDRVLLEDSDELVKNNDLLEDTEELTLTSKDEEIESLRKALTENNEVIAELMFRQDSIEASRNGDLERRFEMVMQMVRRETNGKKPTVEERAKKMYLLNNVIDKDATEVASNTPKTSETQNITNNKEPLNLDNKKPISIKNTDDALVITNTRPTSVTKKVNTPTEKKVDAFTQIAKKNNVKSRKFTNLEGVNDGFYIVANVYKNTHYMNKFIDDLRDKGIEADYFENKNNGLKYVYLKQHNSWNDALSSYKSKADSNYSGEMWIMNVDNSNYSDSAYANNSQKIREKASKYNVENLKKSSAVQDNLATTNPTVKNYKFNGVGGGYYIIANVFASAKNANNFVKVLNAQGLNASYFINPENNYRYVYLKKHGSWNNALISYYSKINNSYDQKMWIMRITPSLVT; encoded by the coding sequence ATGCTTAAAAGAAATTTAATATACATATTTATATGTCTTCTTGCACTTACAAGACTAAGTGCACAAGAAGAAGATCCGTATTTAACTTACGACGTTCCGTCGCAAAATCTACTAAAGTTTAATAGGTTCTTAATAAACCCTACGTTTTCAACTGTTAGGGAAGATAAATCGTATTTTAATTTATTGCACAGAAATCAATCTTCTACCTTCCAAGATAATAACCAAACTTATTTTTTAAGTTATAGTGGTCGTATGAATGATAGAACGGGGCTTGGTTTAAGTTTATACTCTCAACAGTCTGGCGTATTAACTAATTATGGGGTTCTAGCAAACTACGCTTATGGAGTTAAATTAAGCGATAAAAGTAATTTTACATTCGGTGCAAACGTATCGTATTATAGAACCGGTCTTGACAGAACTAGAACAAGTACTGTTGAAGGTGAAGATCCTTTTTTAAATGGTTTACAGGATAGTAATTTATTATCTTTTCAACCTGGATTTAACCTTTCATATGGTAAATTTGACTTTGGTGTTTTTGCTGAAAACTTATTTGATTATAACTTAAGAACTAATGAATCTATTACCGAATTTGGTGATAAAACATTTTCTACACACTTACAATATACCCATCAGTTTGAAAATGGTATTGGTGTAATGGAAGGTGCTAGGTTAATGCCATTATTACGGGTTAAAAAAGCAGGTCAAAAATATAGAGTTGCTGACAAAGATCTTATATTAGGTGGTAGTCTTGTTTTAGATTTACCAAAATTAGGTTGGGTACAAGGTGGTTATGATACTTACTATGGTGCTGCAGCAGGTGTAGGCTTTAACCTTAGTAAAAGACTATCATTAGGGTATACGATGGAAAAAGGTTTATCAAACAATTTTGATAACTTTGGAGTTACGCATGAAATATCTTTTGCTTATTCAATTACACCTAACTTAACTGAAGATAGAGTTCTTTTAGAAGATTCTGATGAACTTGTTAAGAATAATGATTTACTTGAAGATACTGAAGAGCTAACACTAACATCTAAAGATGAAGAAATTGAAAGCTTAAGAAAAGCCCTTACTGAAAATAACGAGGTTATTGCTGAGCTTATGTTTAGACAAGACTCCATAGAAGCTAGTAGAAATGGTGATTTAGAAAGAAGGTTTGAAATGGTAATGCAAATGGTTAGACGTGAAACTAACGGTAAAAAACCAACTGTTGAAGAACGAGCTAAAAAAATGTATTTACTAAATAATGTAATTGATAAAGATGCTACTGAAGTTGCATCAAACACCCCAAAAACTTCAGAAACTCAGAATATAACTAATAATAAAGAGCCCTTAAATTTAGATAACAAAAAACCAATCAGTATAAAAAATACTGATGATGCTCTTGTAATTACGAATACAAGGCCGACTTCAGTTACCAAAAAAGTTAATACACCTACGGAAAAAAAGGTTGATGCATTTACTCAAATCGCAAAAAAGAATAATGTCAAGAGTCGAAAATTTACCAATTTAGAAGGTGTTAATGATGGCTTTTACATTGTTGCAAATGTGTATAAGAATACACATTATATGAATAAATTTATAGATGATTTAAGAGACAAAGGTATTGAAGCTGATTATTTTGAAAATAAAAATAATGGTTTAAAATATGTGTATTTAAAGCAACATAATTCTTGGAACGATGCTTTATCTTCATACAAATCAAAAGCAGATTCTAATTATTCTGGCGAAATGTGGATTATGAATGTAGATAACTCTAACTATTCTGACTCTGCTTACGCTAATAATTCTCAAAAAATTAGAGAGAAAGCATCTAAATATAATGTTGAAAATTTAAAGAAAAGTTCTGCTGTACAAGATAATTTAGCGACAACCAACCCAACAGTAAAAAACTACAAATTTAATGGTGTAGGTGGTGGTTACTATATTATTGCAAATGTATTTGCTAGTGCAAAAAATGCAAACAACTTTGTAAAAGTTTTAAACGCTCAAGGGTTAAATGCAAGTTACTTTATCAACCCTGAAAACAATTATCGTTATGTATATTTAAAAAAGCACGGTTCTTGGAATAATGCATTAATATCATACTACTCAAAAATAAATAACTCATACGATCAAAAAATGTGGATTATGAGAATTACACCTAGCTTGGTTACCTAG
- a CDS encoding SPFH domain-containing protein, protein MGYLFIPIIFIGLVILFSSFFTVKQQTAAIIERFGKFHSVRTSGLQMKLPIVDRIVSRVGLKIQQLDVIIETKTLDDVFVKLKVSVQYVVIKTKVYEAFYQLEYPHDQITSYVFDVVRAEVPKMKLDDVFVKKDDIAIAVKSELQQAMLDYGYDIIKTLVTDIDPDAQVKEAMNRINASEREKIAAQFEGDAARILIVEKAKAEAESKRLQGMGIADQRREIARGLEESVEVLNKVGINSQEASALIVVTQHYDTLQSIGEETNSNLILLPNSPQTGSDMLNNMVASFTASNMIGESMKKQKPKNIDKK, encoded by the coding sequence ATGGGCTATTTATTCATACCAATAATTTTTATTGGTCTTGTCATTCTTTTTTCATCATTTTTTACGGTTAAGCAACAAACTGCAGCAATTATTGAACGTTTTGGAAAATTCCATAGCGTAAGAACATCTGGTTTACAAATGAAGCTTCCGATTGTTGATAGAATTGTATCAAGAGTTGGGTTAAAAATTCAGCAATTAGATGTAATTATAGAAACAAAAACATTAGATGATGTTTTCGTTAAACTAAAAGTATCAGTACAATATGTGGTAATAAAAACTAAAGTTTATGAGGCTTTTTATCAGTTAGAATATCCACATGATCAGATTACATCTTATGTATTTGATGTTGTAAGAGCTGAAGTTCCAAAAATGAAATTGGATGATGTATTTGTTAAGAAAGATGATATTGCAATTGCAGTAAAATCAGAATTACAACAAGCAATGCTTGATTATGGATATGATATTATTAAAACCTTAGTTACTGATATTGACCCTGATGCGCAAGTAAAAGAAGCAATGAACAGAATTAATGCATCTGAACGTGAAAAAATTGCAGCACAATTTGAAGGTGATGCCGCTAGAATATTAATTGTTGAAAAAGCAAAAGCTGAAGCAGAAAGTAAACGTTTACAAGGTATGGGTATTGCTGACCAACGTAGAGAAATTGCAAGAGGTTTAGAAGAATCTGTTGAAGTTTTGAATAAAGTTGGTATTAATTCTCAAGAAGCTTCTGCCCTAATTGTAGTAACTCAACATTATGATACGTTACAATCTATAGGAGAAGAAACTAATAGTAATTTGATTTTATTACCGAACTCTCCGCAAACAGGTAGCGACATGTTAAATAACATGGTTGCATCATTTACGGCAAGTAATATGATTGGCGAAAGTATGAAAAAGCAAAAGCCAAAAAATATTGATAAAAAATAA